TCCTACGCGCACCGGCGTGAACTTCGCCCACGGTCCTTCGAGTTTGTAGATCTCGTCCAAGAAATAGCTTTCGCGCAGATGGGAATCCAAATCGATGATCATCGCTTCACCTCGTCATGCCGTATTCAAACGCGTCCCTATTTGCCTCCGACCGCCTGGATGAACGACTTGTCGATCATCTCGTCCACGGTAATCTTGCGCTTGATTCTCCCCGCCTCGAATTCCTGCTCGATCACCACCGGAATAGGCTTCTCCGCGATCTTGCCGTTCACCGGGAAGGAATCGCGATACTCGTCGTAACCCGCGGGCGCGTACGCCGGGTCCATCCGGACGTATTTTCGAATGGCCCTGACGGCGTCTTCTTTATTCTGGTGGGTATGCCGGACGCCGCGCTGATAGGCGCGCAGGAACTTCGTGACCTGATCCTTTTCCTTTGCCAGCCATGATTCCCGCGCCGCGAAGGTTTCGTACGGCCATTCGGGGAAAATCTCCTTCAGATCGAACAGTTTGTTATAACCCTTGGACTTGGCGATCTCCGTGACCGGAAACCAGACGATGCTGGCATCGACACCGCCGGCCTCGAGCGCGGCGAAGCGGGCGGGCGTGCTCCCGATCTGAAGGATAGTGACCTCCTTGGGATTGACGCCGAAGTGCTGCACGGTTGCGCGCGTGAGAAAGTCCGTGAGCGAGCCGAAGCGGCTGATGGCGAAGCGTTTGCCCTTCGCCTCTTTCATCGACTTGAAGCTCGAATGCGAATAAAGCTGGAAAGGCATGATGTTGCTGATGCCCCAAAAATTCCTCACGTCCACGATACCGCTCGCCCGCCCTCCGATCGTCTCGACAAACGCGCTTCCCATGATCTGGACGTCGCCGCCGGCCAGCGCCTGAAGATTGGTCGATCCGGCGTTGAACATGACGAAGATGACGTCCAGCGCTTCGTCCTTGAAGAAGCCCTTTTCCTGCGCGACGTACACGGGTAGGAACGCGATGTTCACCGACGAAAGGCCGACGACGATTTTGGCGGGCACCGGAGAAGGACAGACAAAAAGCAGAAAAAGAATCAGCGAAAACGTCAAGCGGCGCATAGAAATCCTCCTCCGAATTTTAAATCACCGGCTGGTCCGGGAGAATGGTCTTGAGCACGCGCAGATAGTTCCCTCCGAGGATGAGCGCGATTTCGTTTTCCTTGTAGCCGCGGCGCAACAGCCCGTCGACGAGCTTGGGCAGGTCCTCGACCTCTTCCAGGTCCTGGACCACCTCGGGCTTGCGCAGCGGATGGTGCCGGTCCTTCAGCGTCCGCGGGCCGTCGTATTTCACGAAGTCGAGCCCCAGGGCGACGTGCTCGACGCCGACGAGTTCGGCCATATAGTCGAGGTGCTTGAGCAGATCGTCGAGCGCGGCGCCTTTGTTGACGATGCGCTCGGGCAACGCGAGGATTCCGACCAAGCCGCCCTGATCGGCGATCGCCTTGATCTGATCGTCCGCCAGGTTGCGCGGATTGTCCAGCATGCCGCAGGCGTTAGCGTGGCTCACGATGAGCGGCGCCTCGGCGGCGTCCAGCGACTGGAAAAATCCTTCGCGGTTCATGTGCGCGAGATCGACCACCATGCCGAGGCGGTTCATCTCCTTGATGACCTCGACGCCGAAGCGCGTGAGACCCCCCTTGGTGCGGTTCTCCCACACGCCGTCGCCGAGCTCGTTGCGAAAGTTCCAGGTGAGCTGCATCGAGCGCAGTCCGAGGCGATAAAAATTTCTCAACTGATGGATGCTGCCGCGTAGCGGCATGCCGCCCTCGAAGTGGAGGATGAAAGAGATCTGTCCCGGGCGCACTTGGTCGGGGAGATCCGCGCGCCTGCGCACGAGCGAGATCATGCCTTCCGAGCGCGGCGCCTCTTCGAGGAACATGTCGATGTTCTCCAGCGCCGTCTCCAGATAGCGGCCGGTGTTCTGCGAATGTGAATAGGAATCGCCTGAGATCGCATAGACGGAAAGATTGATGCCGTCGCGGATCAAGCGCGGAGCGATCGCGTCGCGCAGCGGCGACTCTTCGGCGATCGATTTTCGATAAAGCTGCTCGTAAACGTCGCGGTGGCCTTCGACCACGACGTGTTTTTTCAGTATGTCCTTACCGTCCATGCCGCTCCTTTTCCCTTGAAGATGCGCTGCGCTTGGGGTAGTAATAGCGGCAAACCAAACCGGACGCAAGCGTTGCCTTTGACATCCGCACTGAGAAAACACGGCCGCTGGCTGGTTCCCCTCTTCCTGTTCGCGATTTTTTCCGGTTGCAATCCGTCATCCGGCCGCCGCGACGAAACCGTTTTCCGCGTGAACCTTTCGACGGAGCCGCCGAGCCTCGACTGGTCTTTGGCGACCGATCACGTGTCTTTCAACGTCATCGCCAATCTCATGGTCGGGCTGACCGAGTTCGACAAGAACTTAAAACCCGTCCCCGTGATCGCCAAGTCGTGGGACATTCTCGAAGGCGGGAAAAAAATCGTCTTTCATCTGCGCGACGACGTCGCGTGGAGCGACGGGAAAAAAGTTCGGGCGCACGACTTCGAATACTCCTGGAAGCGCCTGCTAAATCCCAAGACCGCCTCCGAATATGCGTACAGCCTGTTCGATATCGTGGGCGCGGAAGAGTTCAACCGGGGAACGATCGCCGACGAGAGCCAGGTGGGCGTCAAAGCGATCGACGATTCGACCCTCGAGGTCCTGCTCAAGAGCCCGACCTCTTACTTTCTCTCCCTCACCACGTTCGAGGTGACGTACCCGCAGCGCCGGGACGTCGTCGAGAAATTCGGCAGCCAGTGGACCGAGCCCGAGCACATCGTCACCAACGGCCCTTTCCTGCTCGCTTCGTGGAAGCACGAGAACGAGATCCAGCTCAAGGCCAACCCCAACTATTTCCTCGGCAAACCCGCCATCGAAAGGGTCGAGATGTACATGATCAACGAAACGACCACCGCGCTCACCATGTACGAGCAGGGACAGCTCGACTTTATCGACGACCACAGCATTCCGGCTCTGGAAAAGCCGCGTCTCGCCAAAGCGCCCGGCTTCAAGCATGTGCCCCAACTGCGCGGCGAATATTACGGCTTTGCCATGGACCGCAAGCCCTTCGACGATCCGCGCGTGCGCAAGGCGTTCGCGATGGCGATCGACCGCTCGGTGTTCCCCAGGCTGCTGCAAGGAGGACAGGCGCCGTCGTCCTCGTGGATTCCCCCGGGCATGCTGGCGCACAATCCGAAAATAGGCGTCCCCTATAATCCACCGGAGGCGAGAAGGCTCCTGCGCGAAGCAGGATACCCCGACGGCAAGGGCTTTCCCCAGGTAACGTTCGTCTACAACACCCGGGAGGATCACAAGACCGCCGCCGAAGCGGTCCAGGGAATGTGGAAGCGCAATCTCGGCGTGTTGGTGCGCCTGGAAAATTTGGAATGGAAGGTTTATCTGAAACGGCTCCAAAACGATCCGCCGCACGTCTTCCGCGCCGGCTGGGGGGCGGACTATCCCGACCCCGACAACTTCATGAAGCTCTTCATCACCGGCAGCGGCAACAATCACCCGCGTTACAAGAACGGCCGCTTCGACCAACTGGTGGAGCAAGCCGCGCGGGAGCTGAACGAGCAGAAGCGCGTCCGTGTATACAATGAGGCGCAGAAACTCCTCTGCGAGGTCGATATTCCCATCGTGCCGCTGTTTACGATCGCGGAGAGCACGGTTTTGAATCCCCGCTATACCGGATTGGAATACAACTCGATGAGCCGCCTGCTGCTGCGCGACGTCCGGCTGAAAAATAAGTGAGCGGTGAGAGGTGGGCCGTTTTCTCTTAAGGCGTCTCCTTCATGGGATTATTGTTCTCTGGGTCGTGGCGACGGCGACGTTCGGATTGCTGCGCGCCTTGCCCGGCGGACCGTTCGACCGCGACCGGCGCCTGCCTCCGGAGGTCATGGCCAACATCGAGGCCAAATACCATCTCGACGAGACGCTTCTGAAACAGTACGTCCGCTATGTCGCCGGCATCCTCCGCGGCGACCTCGGTCCTTCTTATAAGTACATCGATCGGAACGTCGCCGACATCATACTCGACACTCTACCGACTTCGACCGTGCTGGGCCTGTTGGCGCTTTTGTCGGCCCTGGCGTGTTCCTTTCCGCTCGGCGTGGCCGCCGCGAGCCATCATAACCGCTGGATCGACCGCCTGTGCGTGTTCCTCGCGACCGTCGGCATCTCGCTCCCGAACTTCGTTCTCGGCGCCGTTTTGATCTGGATTTTCTCACTGCAGCTCGGATGGTTTCAGGCCGCGCGCTGGGGCGCGCCCGGCAGCGCGGTCTTGCCGGCGATCACGCTCGGCGCGATGCCTTGCGCGCAGTTGACCTACCTGCTCCGCTCGTCGCTGCTCGAAACGCTGGGCGAAGATTTTATCCGGACGGCGCGCGCCAAGGGCGTCAGCGAATCCCTGGTCTTGTTCAAACACGCGGCGCGGAATTCTCTTATCCCCGTTTTGACTCTGCTCGGCCCGCTGCTGGCGATTTTGGTCGCCGGCTCCTTCGTGGTGGAATACGTGTTCGCCATTCCCGGCATGGGCCGGTTTTTCATTACGGCGGTGACCGACCGCGACTATCCGCTGATCATGGGGGTGACTCTCGTTTACACGGCGATCCTGGTTTGCGCGAATCTGCTGGTGGATGTCTTGTATTCGGTCGTCGATCCCCGGATGCGCTCCCGTTGAGGCGACCATGAGCGATTCGAGAAAGATAAGATGGATGGGGCGTGTCGGCGGCGAACCGTGGAGGAACCCCGCCTTTCTGATGAGCTTTGCGTTTATTGTGCTGGTGACCTTCGCCGGTTTCTTCGCGCCCGCGCTCTCGCCTTATCCGCCCGGCGGGTTCGAAGAGCAGCGCATGCTCGAAGGACCGAGCCGCGATCACTGGCTCGGCACGGACGAGCTGGGAAGAGATCTCTTTACGCGAATTCTCTACGGCGCGCGCGTCTCCATCGCGGTAGGGCTCGGGACCGCCCTGATCGCGCTCATGATCGGAACGCTTTACGGCCTCGTATCCGGTTACGCCGGCGGCGCGCTGGATAACCTGCTCATGCGGATCGTCGATATCTTCTACGGCCTTCCCGACCTGCTCATCTTCGTGCTGCTCTCTCTGTTTCTCGGCCGCAACATCGCCGGCGTCCTGATCGCGCTCGGCGTCATCACGTGGGTTCGTTTCGCCCGCATCACGCGGGGACAGGTTCTTCAGGCGAAAGAGCTTATCTACGTGGAGGGCGCCAGAGCGATCGGCGCGCCGCACCGGAGGATCGTTCTGCGCCACATCCTTCCCAACATCTTCGCGCCCGTTCTGGTGACGCTCACGTTCAGCATTCCCGCCGCGATCCTTTCCGAGTCCACGTTGAGCTTTATCGGCCTCGGCATCAACGATCCCTACAGCGAATGGGGAACCAGCTGGGGAACCTTGACCCAGGACGGCTGGCGCGCCATGCGTAGCTATCCGCACCTGATCTTTTTTCCGGCGCTGGCGATTTTTTTGACCATCCTGTCCTTCAACTTTCTCGGCAACGGCCTCAGAGATATTTTCGATCCCAAATTACGATGATACGATAAGTTGACGAAGCTCGGGCTTTGCTCTACGTTCTTCCTCAATAACGTAGCCAAGGGGGGAAGATAGATGAACTACCGTCTCGAACACGTCGCAATCAACTGCAAGAATCTTGAGGAGTCGATCCGCTTTTACCAGAATCTTTTCGGCGGCGAGCCGACGCCGATTAGAAAAGGATCGTCCGGCTATGGCTTCTGTTTTCTCAAGGTCGATGGTGAAGCTCCGCTGCAACTGATGGAGTCGGACGGCGCGGTCGGCGTGCATCACTACGGCTTTGTCACCGACGACATCGACGGCGTGGCCAACGAATTTAAGAGCAAAGGCGCCAAGATCTTGCGCGAGAATCGAGACGCGGCCGGTAAGCTCACCACCATCTTCTGTCAGGACCCCAACGGCCTACAGATAGAGATCCGAATTCCGCGCTAGCGCGCGGCGATGGCTTGGGATTCTAGAAGTTCAGCTTATAAGCAGGCCTTTTAGCAAAGGTTTTCGGCGAGAAAGTTGACTTTTGGAATCGGCATGTGTAACTTAGACCTAGAAGGTCCAATTTACGAGAGAGAACCGGGAGGATTAAATGGCGAAGACCTTTAAACAGTTGATGGAGGAGGCGCGGAAGGACGTCAAGGAGATTTCGGTCCAGGAGACCAAGGATCTTCTCGAAAGGAACGGCAACCACCTCCTGTTAGACGTGCGCGAGAAGGACGAATATCGCGAGGGTCATCTCGAAGGCGCCGTCTCCCTGCCCCGCGGCTTCCTCGAGCTCAAGGTCGAAACCACCGTTCCGGAAAAATCGACTCCGATCATCGCCTATTGCGCCGGCGGCGTGCGCTCGCTCTTGGCCGCGAAAGCGCTCAAAGAGATGGGTTATCAAAACGTGATCTCGATGTCCGGCGGCTACGGCGCGTGGAAGACGGCCGGCTACAAGTGGATCCAAGACCACCAGTTCACGCAGGAGCAGACAACCCGCTACAGCCGCCATTTCATGCTTCCGGAAGTCGGCGAGGAAGGCCAGGCCAAACTACTCAAGGCGAAAGTTCTCATTGTCGGCGCCGGCGGGCTCGGCTCCCCTTCGGCCTATTACCTCGCGGCGGCGGGCGTTGGAACTATCGGCATCATCGACAACGACGTCGTCGATCTCTCCAACCTGCAGCGGCAGATCCTGCACAGCAACGACCGTGTCGGCATGCCCAAAGTCGAGTCCGCGAAGATGACGCTACAAGGATTGAATCCCGATGTCCGTGTCATTCCTTACCAGGAAAAGTTGACGTCGAAAAACATCATGGAGATCATCAAGGACTACGACATCGTCGTCGACGGCTGCGACAACTTTCCGACGCGCTACCTGGTCAACGACGCCTGCGTCTTGACCAAAAAGCCCAACGTGCATGGAAGCATCTTCCAGTTCGAGGGACAAGCTTCGGTCTTTTATCCGGGCAAAGGGCCCTGCTACCGCTGCTTGTACCCGGAGCCGCCGCCGGCGGAGATGGCGCCGAGCTGCGCCGAGGCCGGAGTGCTCGGCGTCCTGCCGGGACTCATCGGCACGATCCAGGCGCTGGAAACGATCAAGCTGATCCTTGGGAAGGGCGAGACGCTGGTCGGCAAGCTGCTCTGCTTCAACACCTTGATGAATGAGATCACGACCTTGAATCTAAAACGCGACCCGGCTTGCCCGATGTGCGGCGACAATCCGACGATCAAGGAGCTCATCGACTACGAAGAGTTCTGCAGCCTGCGCGCGGCGCATCCGGCGCCAGAGTCTGCGCCCTCGGAAAAAAAGCGGGCGGCGGGATAAATAAAAGAGCCCGAAGCACACGCGGACCCGGATAAATCCGAAGCTCGAAATTCGAAACAAATCCAAACAAGCAAATTCAAAAATGCCAAAACGTCGAACGCGATCCGATGTTGTTCGAGTTTTTGGAATTTTGACTTTCGAAATTGTTTCGTGCTTCGGATTTCGTGCTTCGAAATTTGAGTGCCCGGGAGGACGACTGTCACATCCCCACGCTTCTTTTCAGGGCGGAGATTTCCTGCTGCGTTAACGGGCGGTATTCGCCGGGCGCGAGCGGGCCCAGCCGGAGCGGCCCCATGCGAATGCGCACGAGCTTCTCGACGAAGTAACCCCGCGCTTCGAACATCCGCCGCACTTCACGGTAGCGTCCTTCGCGAACTTCCAGCTCGATCCACGCCTTTTTCTTCAGGACCTCGACGACTCTGGCTTTGGCCGGCGCCGTCCAACCGTCCTCCAGCCGAATCCCTTTCCGCAGCCGATCGAGCTCCTGCTCAGACGGACAGCCGCTGACTTTCACCCGATATACCTTGCGCACGCCGTAGCGCGGATGCGTGAGCTTCTGCGCCAGCTCGCCGTCGTTGGTGAGGAGTAGGAGACCCGAAGAATTGAAATCCAATCTACCGACGGGAAAGACGCGGCCTTTTTTACCTAGACTCTCCAGCCATTCGCCGAGGTGCGGCCGCCCCTCGGGATCGTTCATCGACGTGATCAATCCCGGCGGTTTATGGAAGAGAAAATAGTTGAGCGCGGGCCGAACAATGAGCTTGCCGTCGACCTTGATTTTGTCCTTGACGACATCGGCCTGAGTGCCGAGCTTGGTAACCACCGCGCCGTTCACCGTGACGCGCCCGTCCTGAATCCATCTCTCGGCTTCCCGGCGCGACGCCAGGCCGGCGCGGGAAATAATTTTCTGCAAACGCTCCATAGAAACAGTAGGCAGTAGGCAGGAAGCAGTAGGCAGTTCTCTCTTTGAGTGATGGCTGCTTACTGCCTACTGCTTGCTGGATTCTGGCGGGGCTTCTTCCGGGGGTGGCGGCGGGGTCTCGCCTTCCGGTAGCGTCATCTCTTCCATCTCCTTCAAGGTCGGCAGATGGGTCAAATCTTTGAGATTGAAGAGCTGGAGAAACTCGGGCGTGGTGCCGTAGAGAAACGGCCGGCCGGGAACGTCTTTCCGCGCGACGATGCGAATCAGCCGCCGGTCTAACAGCGTCGCCACCACCCCATCGACGTCGACGCCGCGGATCGCTTCGATCTCGGCGCGGGTGATCGGCTGCTTGTAGGCGATGATGGCGAGCGTCTCCAAGGTGGCGCGGCTCATGCGGGCCGGCCTGTCGCGATAAAGCTTCTTCACCCAATCGGCATTCTCGCGGGCGGTCTGCATCTGATAACCGCCGGCGACCTCGGCGATCCGGAAGCCGCGGTCGGCGTCGTCGTATTCCGCCTGTAGGTCCCGGAGCGCGGCGGCGATCTCGTTACGCTCCGCGCCTTCGATAACCTCGCCGAGGCGCGGCAGCGTCACCGGCCCCTCGGACGCGAAGAGTAGGCTCTCCAGAATCGATTTCAATTGTTCACGCTTCATCGATATCTTCCTCGATGATCCCGCCGGCCATCTTTTGATGCGCCTCTTCCAACGGCGCCGCCGGCGCAATGATAATCGGTCCGGTAGTTTCCTCCTGCCATATTTTCACCGCGCGAATCTTGACCAGCTCCAGCATGGCGAGAAACGTCACCACGACCTCCATCCGCGACACCGCCCCCGTGAAAAGCTCTTGAAACACCGCTTTGCCTCGGCGATGCAGGTCGGCCAAAATCTGGCTCATTTTTTCCCGTACCGATACCGTTTCCAGCTCGACCTGGTGCACTGAATCCTTGGGCAGCCGATCGAGCACGGTGCGGAGCGCGGCGATCAAGTCGAACAGAGAGACGGTCTCAAAGCCCACGGTCTCCACCTGTTCCGGCGGCTCGGGCGAGCGGACGAATACGTCGCGCTTCAAGATGTCGCGCCGTTCCAGCTCTCCCGCTGCTTCTTTGAATCTCTGATACTCCAACAGCCGGCGCACCAGCTCGTCGCGCGGATCGCCCTCCTCGTCTTCTTCCAGATCAGTTTCGTCCGGCGGCAGCAGCATTCTCGACTTGATGTGGACCAGGGTCGCCGCCATCACCAGAAATTCTCCGGCGACGTCGAGGCTCAACATCTCCATCAGCTCCAGCGTGGCGAGATACTGCTCGGTGATCGCGGCGATGGGAATATCCGTGATGCTGACCTCGTTCTTCTTGATCAAGTGGAGCAGGAGGTCCAGCGGGCCTTCGAACATCTCCAATTGAACTGTGTGAGTCATAGGCCGATCGCTTCCCGGACTTCATTCATGGTCTCCGCGGCTTTCTCCTGCGCCACGCGATTCCCTGCCGCCAAAACATCTTCCACTTCCGCCGGGCGCTGCTCGAGCGCGGCCCGCTTCTCCCGCATCGGCGCAAGCTCTTCGATCACGTGCTTGATCATGATCTTCTTGCATTCGAGGCAGCCGATGCCCGCGGTGCGGCAGCCTTGGGTGACGTAGTCGATCTCCTGCGGCGTGCAGTAGATCTTGTGCAGGTTGAACGCCGGACATTTTTCCGGCTCGCCCGGATCTTTGCGCGTCACGCGCGCCGGGTCGGTCATCATGCGGCTCAACTTTTGATCGATCTCTTCGGGCGGATCGGTGAGGAAGACCGCGTTGCCGTAGCTCTTGCTCATTTTCCTGCCGTCCAGGCCGGGAACCTTCGGCGTTTGTGTCAAGAGAACTTCGGGCTCGGGAAAAATCGGCGCGTAAACCTGGTTGAAGCGGCGCACGATCTCGCGCGTAAGCTCCACGTGCGGCGCCTGGTCCACGCCCACGGGAACCTTGTTGCCTTTGTACATGATGATGTCCGCCGCCTGAAGCACCGGATAGCCCAGGAAACCGTAAGTGGAGAGATCGCGCTCTTTCAGTTCCTGGACCTGCTCTTTGTAAGTCGGGTTGCGCTCCAGCCACGGCACCGGAATGATCATCGAAAGCAGCAGGTGCAGCTCCGCGTGTTCCTTGATGTCCGATTGGCGAAAGATAACGGAGCGCTTCGGATCCACGCCGGCACTCAGCCAATCTGCGGCCATCTCGATACCGCTCCGGCGAATACCCTTGGGGTTCGAGTAATCCGTCGTCAGCGCGTGCCAGTCGGCGACGAAGAAAAAACAACGATAGTCCTTTTGCAGCTTCACCCAATTCTTGAGCGCGCCGTGAAGGTGGCCGAGATGAAGGCTCCCCGTTGGCCGCATGCCGCTGACGATGGTTTCGGTAGCCACTGTTTAAACCAGCCAGTTAAAAACCCCGAGCAGAAAACGTATCGCTGGGCCCATCAAGTGATCCAGCACGTCGGTCATCAAAAGCACGATGACGATCAGAAAACCGAAAGGCTCGACGCGCGCAACGGCCGACGACTGCGGCTCCGGCAATAGCCCGACCAGCACCCGGCCGCCGTCGAGCGGCGGAATCGGAATCAAGTTGAACACCGCCAGAACCACGTTCATGATCACCGTCGTTTTGGCCATGTCGGTCAGCGGCCCAAGAATCGCGATCGACGACCCCGAACCCGACGAAAGCGGCTCGTCATAAGACAGAAGCAACTTCAAAACCATCGCGCTGCCGAAGGCGAGCACAAGGTTCGTCAGCGGTCCGGCCAGGGCGACCCAGATCATGTCCCGCTTGGGTCGATTGAGATTGTGAAAATTCACCGGCACGGGCTTCGCGTAGCCGAAAACAAAAGGCGAATGTGCGACGATCAGCAGAAGCGGCAACAAGACGGTGCCGAACGGATCGATATGGGCGAGAGGGTTGAGAGTCAGCCGTCCCATCCGCGCCGCCGTCGGATCGCCCAAGTAGTACGCGACGTATCCATGCGCGACTTCATGGAAAACGATAGCCACCAGCACCGGCACCGCCCAGATCGCGATATTTTGTATCGTCTCCACAACCGTATACGTTACTTTTCAAAGATAGGGCACGCACCGCGAAAACACAAGAAAAAACTTGCCGGTTCAGGCGTAAAGCGGGTTCGGAATCGAGTCGTTGGCCGAGCATCGATTGCACCGAGCGAAAGCGCACGCGAGTTGACATAGCGCCGGCTTATCGGATACGCTTTTCTTTGAAAAAAGATTTCTTTGTACCGTCATGGGACTTACGTTCATTCAGGCTACGGTAGCCGGTTCGAGAGGTCGAAAGCGGTCCGTGCGCTTTTTAGTCGACAGCGGAGCCTCCTACACGGTGCTGCCCGAGAAGGTATGGAAAGGCCTTGGGCTGCGGCCCAAGCGCGAGCTCACCTTCACGCTAGCCGACGGCACGGATCTCCGTAGAAAAGTTTCCGAGTGTCTCATCCGTTATAACGGCTTGGAGGGACATACGCCGGTCATCCTCGGCGAGCGCGGAGACCAGCCGCTTCTTGGCGCCGTTACTCTTGAGATCCTCGGTCTTGTCCTCAACCCGTTTACCCGCACTCTCCAGCCGATGAAACTCATGGTGGCCAAGCACTGAGCGCTGCCGAGTTTCGACGCTTCTCTAGCGCACAAATCCGACGGACCTGCGCTGCTTGCCGCCAAACTATTTTCCGCCGGCTCTTTCCCGCGGATGGTATTTGCGATGGGCTTCTTTCAAATGGCTGCGCGTGAGATGCGTATAAATTTGCGTCGTCGAAATGTCTGCGTGGCCGAGCATCGATTGAACGGAGCGGAGATCCGCGCCGCCTTCCAGCAGATGCGTGGCGAAGGAATGGCGCAAGGTGTGCGGCGTCACCCGCTTCTCGATGCCGGCCGCGAGGCTGTGATGCTTGAGCGCCTTCCAGAATCCCTGGCGCGTCATCGCCCTGCCCGAGCGAGTGACGAATAGATGCGGGCTCGACCGCCCGCGAAGAAATTTCGGCCGCACTTCGGTTAAATAACGGACCAGGCTTTCTCTCGCCTTCCTGCCGAACGGGACCTGGCGCACCTTGGCGCCTTTTCCTTTGACGATAAGATAATTGCCGTCCATGTTGACCTGATGGGCGAGGAGCGAGACCAGCTCGGAAACCCTGAGACCGGCCGCGTAGAGCAGCTCCAGCATCGCCCGGTCGCGGCGGCCGAGAGCGGTCGTCGGATCGGGCTGGCTCAAGAGCTTGCCGATCTCGTCGGCGCCGAGAACGTGCGGCAGCCTTCTCGGACCGCCATGATCGCTGAACTGCGGCATCGGATTCTCTTTTATCTGCTCCTCTTTTTCCAGAAATCGGTAGAATTGGCGCGCCGAAACCACGGCGCGGGCGATCGAGCGCGCGCTCAACTTGCGCGCGCGCAGCGACGCGAGAAAGGAGCGCAAGTGAACGGTCTCGCTTCTTCCCCAAGCATCCACGCCGCGTGATTTCAAAAAGTTCGCCAGACGATTGAGGTCGCGGCTGTACGCCTCGATCGTATTTCGCGCCAGCCCTTTCTCGACGGTGAGCGCGTCGAGAAACGAATCAATTTGCGGACTGAGCGATTCCTTCATTCTCGGCCGCCATCAAGGTTTCGCACAGCTCGCGCCGGATGCTTTCGAGGCGCGCCGGGTCGGCGATCTTCCCGCCGTGCTCGTCGGTGACGTAAAAAACGTCCGCCACCTGATCCACGTTGGTCGATATCTTGGCGACGTGAATCGAGAGGCCGAGGAGGTGCAGCGTGTGGGTGATGGTGAACAGGACGCCGATCCGGTCTTGCGTGTAAACATCGACGATCGTGAAGTCGTCGGAGGCGCGGTTGTCGACCAAAACCGCCGTCGGAACTTTGGGCGCGCGCTTTTTGAACAGCGACGGACGCTCCGACTCTTCGACGAGCCGGGCGACGTCGGCCGCGCCGCTGAGCACCTGCTCCAGCAGCGCCCGCATCCGCTCCCATTTTTCCGGCCTCACCGCGGCTTCCGGCGTGCCCATATGAGATATGCGAAAAACGTCGAGGATCAATCCGTCCTTCCGCGTGATGATGCGCGCGCTCAAAATGTCGAGGCCCATCGCCGCGAAGACGCCCGCGATGCTGGCGAAAAGGCCGGGCCGGTCGTTCGTGCAAATGGCCATCTCGCTGAGCTCTTTCTCCGGCATATGGCGCACCGTGCTGACGAAGGTCTGGCCTTTGAACTGCCCCTCGATCTTCCTCGGGGCGGTGAGCTCGCCGAACCGCTCGATCAGCTCGAAGTGAAACGGGATGTCTTCCTCCGGCGTCGACAGAAAGTATCGCTCCGGCATGGACGCGAAAAAATTCCGGATCCTCTCCGGCGGATGCCAGGGCGTCAGTTGGCGCTCCAGCCGCGACTGGATGCGCCGGATCTTCTCGATGCGGGCCTCCGTCCGCGACTCGCCTTTCTCCAGAGCTTCCAACTCTTGCAGCGATCCCAGATAGAGCTGCTCGAGCAGCGACGCCTTCCACGGATTCCAGACCTGCGGGCCGACCGATTTCATGTCCGCATAGGTCAAGAGGTAGAGCATCTTGAGGTTGTCCGCGTTGCCCATCGTCTTGGCGAAATCGAGCACGAGCTTGTCGTCTTCGATGTCCCGGCG
This genomic stretch from Candidatus Binatia bacterium harbors:
- the xerD gene encoding site-specific tyrosine recombinase XerD — encoded protein: MKESLSPQIDSFLDALTVEKGLARNTIEAYSRDLNRLANFLKSRGVDAWGRSETVHLRSFLASLRARKLSARSIARAVVSARQFYRFLEKEEQIKENPMPQFSDHGGPRRLPHVLGADEIGKLLSQPDPTTALGRRDRAMLELLYAAGLRVSELVSLLAHQVNMDGNYLIVKGKGAKVRQVPFGRKARESLVRYLTEVRPKFLRGRSSPHLFVTRSGRAMTRQGFWKALKHHSLAAGIEKRVTPHTLRHSFATHLLEGGADLRSVQSMLGHADISTTQIYTHLTRSHLKEAHRKYHPRERAGGK